The sequence below is a genomic window from Desulfuromonas sp..
ATGCCGAGGGCCGCCCCTACCGAGAGGACCATGACCAGGAGGTAGGTGGCCAGCAGGCCCAGCCAGCGGGGCCGGATGAATCCGAACAGAACGCGGTAGACCGCCCCCCCCGGCTCCCCGGGAAGGAACATCCAGCTGCGGGCCATGTACTCCTCGTAGCTGCCGCCCTGCTCCCGCCTCATGCGCCACTCCTCGTTGCGGGCCAGCAGGTAGTAGACGAAGAGCATGGTGACGAAAAAGATCAGCACGATGAACCGCGGCCAGTACAGAAGCAGGCCGAAGCCGGAGATCGCCAGGAAGAGATACTGGGGATGGCGGACCCGTGCGTAGAAACCGAAGGAGACCACCCCCTTTCCGGTCAGGCGGCCGTAGTAGAGGGGCGCCGCGGCAAGGAAGAAAAGAACCATTCCGACCACGAACAAGGTCTGCAGATAGGACAGTCCGTTCAGCAGGGGATCTTCGACGAAGACCATGTGGGGCATAAAGAACTCGACGGTCCAGGCAGTGAGGCGGTGGGAGGAGAGAAATTCGAGGATCGGCCCGTACACCCCGTAGAAGTAGAGGGCGAAGGGGGTGATCATGAACAGCACCTCCAGCCCGATGAGGAAATAGGCCAGGCCCGTTCCGAGCAGCAGCCACTTCTCACTCTTCTGATCCGCCATGGGGTATGCTCCCGGGATGGAATGGGTTAGCGAAACGGCGAAGGTGCCCGCTCCATGTATTCATTTTACCCGGGACGGGACTTTTTTCATTGGAAGGCGGGGGAAAAACGGGAAAAACGGCCTCACGCCCGTTCGCTACGCTCTCTCAAGCCGCAAAGCCGCAAAGGACTTCCTGAAACCTGCCTCACGCCCGTTCGCTTCGCTCACTCATGGCCGCAAAGGTCGCTAAGGAACACCTCAAGGAAAAATCTTCTGTTCTGGTTAAAGGCCATATGCTGTCTCCCCTTTCGCCGCCGCCGGAGCGGAGCGGATGAATTCGGGAAAACGCGGACGACTGTCCGAAGCCGAAGGCGAGTTCTCGTCCGCGCCGAATTCATCTGCGCAGCGGAGGGAACCCGCCGTCGCCTGTGGCGAGGGCGGGCAAGGCGTCGGGGGCGCCCTGGGGTCCAGGGGGTCGGGCGGGCAATCCCCTGGTCGCCGGCGGGGGCGAGTCC
It includes:
- a CDS encoding isoprenylcysteine carboxylmethyltransferase family protein, which produces MADQKSEKWLLLGTGLAYFLIGLEVLFMITPFALYFYGVYGPILEFLSSHRLTAWTVEFFMPHMVFVEDPLLNGLSYLQTLFVVGMVLFFLAAAPLYYGRLTGKGVVSFGFYARVRHPQYLFLAISGFGLLLYWPRFIVLIFFVTMLFVYYLLARNEEWRMRREQGGSYEEYMARSWMFLPGEPGGAVYRVLFGFIRPRWLGLLATYLLVMVLSVGAALGIRAHTIERLPRAAVDSMTLVSVYPRPAAELQGLYAGALASPEVQEYLGQDQLNLAYLMPGDFFLTGLILKEGPRFSEHQLKRYPALRELQKNPHSGGLVKFFRLGYKFFQTIGTTRRVYDVDRIVFVHSRNLDGEAVLSEQVFDIGVKKTPALVVDIDSETREVLSVFRVSGSNVWGQLPMPTF